The Porphyrobacter sp. LM 6 sequence GGCGCGCAGGGCGGTCTGGCGGATAGCGGCAAGGGTCAGCGCGGCAATCGCCTCGGCATCACCGGGCCGATAGGGGCGGATTGCCGCCATGCGCGATCAGTCCTCTGGCGTCAGCAGCTTGTGGATGTGGACCACCACATACTTCATCTCGGCATCGTCAACCGTGCGCTGCGCCTGCGCGCGCCATGCATCGACCGCGGCGTCATACGAGCTGTAGACGCCGACAACGTGGATGCTTTCCGGATCCTGGAATTCGATCCCGCGCGGGTCCTTCACGCGGCCGCCCATGACAAGGTGGAGCCGCTGGGTAGGGGTGGTTTCTGCCATGATGTTTGTCCTTGGGGAGGAGGTGTGCGCGCCCCCTTAGCGCCTCTCGCGCCAAGGGCAAGTCTTGCGCGAAGTGTGTTCGCTTAACCCTTGG is a genomic window containing:
- a CDS encoding DUF4170 domain-containing protein, which encodes MAETTPTQRLHLVMGGRVKDPRGIEFQDPESIHVVGVYSSYDAAVDAWRAQAQRTVDDAEMKYVVVHIHKLLTPED